GGCCGCCATCGCGACGGCCGTGACCTGGAGGTCGAACCGGTTCCACGGCACGGTCGACAGCACGGCCAGCGCGACGGCCCACAACCAGGCCGCCCCCGCCGACCGCCCCCGGCGCACCGCAAGCCACACCAGCCCCGCCATCACCAGGGCGTCCGTCACGGCGGCCGTCACGATGAACGCGAGCCCGTAGTCCATGGCGGGCAGCAGCCCCGGTGCGAGGATCGGCAGGGCCGCCCCCGGCGGGTACTGCCAGCTGACGTCGTGCGCGGGGAACGCCCCCGACGACAGCACCTCGAACCATCCTCGGTACACGCGGTCGACGGACGGGTCGAGGGTGCCGTCGCCGTCCAGGGGCGGCAGCTTGAGCGCGGCAGGGACGAGCCAGAGGCGGGTGAGCCCCCAGACGAGGAGGGCGGCCCAGGGGGAGCGGAGGGCGCGGAAGCGGGGGGAGGGGGTGGCGACCGTCACGGTGCCGGAGCTGCTGCGGGGCATCCCCGCACTCTACGAGGCGGGGCGCGAGCCCAGAACGGCAGGTCAGGCGGCAGATGCATGGTCGGGGCCGAGTCGGGTACGCGGCGCCGTGTTCATCCCTTTCCCCTTGTCTCCTTGTCTCCGCACGAAAGGACCTCCCCATGGAAGACCGCCGTCAGGACGGTCCCGAGGAACAGCCCCCGGGAATCCCGCGCGACCTCCCGGACCAGCAGGCCACGCCGGACGACGATCCGAGGGCGGCGGTGGACGGGCCGGGGCTGGAGGACGCGGACTCCGACGACCGCTCGGTGGAGGAGCCGTCGGGCTGACCGCAGAGGGAGGGGAGCCTGACAACAGAGGGAGGGGAGCGCAGCGGCGGCCCCGCTGTCCGGGGGTGAGCGGGGCTCGCCCGGGGCGAGGGTCAGGCCACGGTGCGGCGGGCGCATTCTTCGACCACGCCCCTCAGGCTCCCCGTCCTCCGCAGAAGCTCCCGCTGCACGTGCGCCCCGTTCCCCCTCTCCAGCAACACCTCCAGGTGCTCCTTGACCAGCTCCATGTCCCCGCTGTCCCGCAGCGCCTCCGACACGTGCGTCAGCAGCGCCCGTACGACCGTCTCCGCCGATGCCGGCGTCAGGGTCGACGGATCGACCAGCTCCCCGCACAGCCCCGACCGTGCCGCCCGCCACGACGCCAGCCGCAGCAGCCCGACACCCGTGTCGTCCGCCGGGCCGCCCTCGGCCCACTCCCGGGCGGCCGTCTCCACCAGCGCCCGCACCAGCGCCGCGATGAGCACGGTGTCGTCCGCCTCCAGGCAGACGTCCGGCACGCGCACCTCCACCGTCGGGTAGTGCCGCGACAGCCGGGCGTCGAAATAGATCATGCCCTCGTCGAGCAGGGTCCCCGTGGCCAGCATCCCCTGCACCAGCCGGTGGTAGTTCTCGGCGGACCCGAAGTGCTCGGTGGCCCCCGTGGACGGCCACCGCCCCCACACCCGGCTCCGGTAGGAGGCGTACCGGGTGTCCCTGCCCTGCCAGTACGGCGAGTTCGCGCTCAGTGCCACGAGCGCGGGCAGCCACGGCTGTATCCGGTCGAGCACGGCCACCCCCTCCTCGTCGGAGTCCACGGACACGTGCACATGGCAGCCGCACGTCAGCTGCTCCAGCGCGGTCAGCCCGAACTCCTCCTCCAGCCGCCGGTAGCGGTCCCCGGAGTTGATGGACGGGTTCACCGGGAGAGGGGACGTGGCGAGCGCCGCGAGTTCCGCTCCCGCCCGTCGCGCACCGGCCGCCGCCTCCCCGCGCCAGCGCCGTACCTCCTCGGCCAGCCCTTCGATGGTGGTGCGCGGCCGGGTCGCGATCTCCAACTGCTCGCGGTGCAGTTCCTTCTCCAGCGTGGAGCCGTCGGGCAGCGCGGCCAGGACGACCCCGGACACCGCCCTCGGCGTCCCGTCGCTGTCGACCAGTAACAGTTCCTCTTCCACTCCCACACTGCGCACGGGTGGCCCCCCTCGGGCTCGGTGATCTTCGTGGACGTACGTCGATCTACGTGGTGGCGGAGCGAGTGCCCTCTTTCTCTACCCACGTGCCCTGGCCGCGCCGCACGTTCACGACTGTGCAAATATCGGATTCATGTCGGCATTGACTGATCTCCTTCCGTCAGAAGCGATACGACTCGACGCCCATGCGACGGACTGGAAGCAGGCGGTCCGGGACGCGGGCGAGCTCCTCGTCGCCACCGGCACCTCCACCGCCGCGTACACGGCGGAGATGATCCGGAATGTGGAGGAGAACGGTCCGTACATCGTCATCGCCCCGGGTTTCGCGTTTGCGCACGCCCGCCCGTCGCCCGCCGTACTGCGAACCGGAATGTCCTGGGTGCGCCTCGCGGAGCCCGTCGATTTCGGGCACGAGACCAACGACCCGGTGACCCTGGTGGTCGCCCTCGCCGCGAAGGACGCCGCCGCGCACACCGCCGCGATGGCCTCCCTGGCCCGCCTCCTGGGCGACCCGGAGACCTCGCGCGCCCTGCACGAAGCGGCTACGCCACAGGCATTGCACGCCGTGCTCGCCGGGCAGGAGGACGTACGCACTCCGCAGAAGGGGGCACCCGCCGCACCTGCGGGACGCGCCGCCGCACCCGGCATGCACAAGATCCTCACCGTCTGCGGCAACGGCGTCGGCACCAGCCTCTTCCTGAAGAACACCCTGGAACAGGTCCTGGACCGCTGGAACTGGTCGAGGTACGTGAACGTCGAGGCCACCGACACCATCTCCGCCAAGGGCAAGGCGTCCGAGGCCGTCGCGATCCTCACCTCGCGCGAGATCGCCCGCACGCTCGGCGACGTGGGCGTGCCGGTCAAGGTCGTCGAGGACTTCACCAGTACGACCGAGGTCGACGGCGTACTCCGCGACACCTACGACGTCTGATCACGGACTTACCGCACGGAGGCCCCGCACATGGACTGGCTCGTTTCCTTCGCGAAGTTCCTCGTCAACGAGATCCTCAGCCAACCCGCCTACCTCATCGGCATCATCACCGCCGTCGGCCTGATCGCCCTGCGCAAGTCGACGGGGCAGGTGGTCGGCGGGGCCATCAAGGCGACGCTGGGCTTCCTGCTGATCGGCGCCGGAGCGGGACTGGTCGTCAACTCCCTCGCCCCCCTCGGCGAGATGATCCAGGGCTCGACCGGCGCGCACGGCGTCATCCCCACCAACGAGGCCATCGTCGGCATCGCCCAGGCGCAGTACGGGGCGAGAGTGGCCTGGCTGATGATCGTGGGCTTCGCCGTCAGTCTCCTCCTCGCCCGCTTCACGCCTCTCCGCTACGTTTTCCTGACCGGTCATCACATGCTGTTCATGGCAACCTTGTTGACCATCGTCCTGGCCACCGCCGGACAGGGTTCGGTCGCAGTCGTCATCGTCGGCGGCGTGCTCCTCGGCATCCTCCTGGTCGCCCTGCCCGCCTTCGCGCACCCCTGGACCAAACGCGTCACCGGCAACAACAGCGTCGCCATCGGCCACTTCGGCACCGCCGGATACATCACGGCGGGCGCGGCCGGTCAGCTCGTCGGCAGGCGCAGCCGCAGCACCGAGGAGATGAACCTCCCC
The sequence above is a segment of the Streptomyces sp. NBC_00237 genome. Coding sequences within it:
- a CDS encoding glutamate--cysteine ligase; its protein translation is MRSVGVEEELLLVDSDGTPRAVSGVVLAALPDGSTLEKELHREQLEIATRPRTTIEGLAEEVRRWRGEAAAGARRAGAELAALATSPLPVNPSINSGDRYRRLEEEFGLTALEQLTCGCHVHVSVDSDEEGVAVLDRIQPWLPALVALSANSPYWQGRDTRYASYRSRVWGRWPSTGATEHFGSAENYHRLVQGMLATGTLLDEGMIYFDARLSRHYPTVEVRVPDVCLEADDTVLIAALVRALVETAAREWAEGGPADDTGVGLLRLASWRAARSGLCGELVDPSTLTPASAETVVRALLTHVSEALRDSGDMELVKEHLEVLLERGNGAHVQRELLRRTGSLRGVVEECARRTVA
- a CDS encoding PTS sugar transporter subunit IIA, whose protein sequence is MSALTDLLPSEAIRLDAHATDWKQAVRDAGELLVATGTSTAAYTAEMIRNVEENGPYIVIAPGFAFAHARPSPAVLRTGMSWVRLAEPVDFGHETNDPVTLVVALAAKDAAAHTAAMASLARLLGDPETSRALHEAATPQALHAVLAGQEDVRTPQKGAPAAPAGRAAAPGMHKILTVCGNGVGTSLFLKNTLEQVLDRWNWSRYVNVEATDTISAKGKASEAVAILTSREIARTLGDVGVPVKVVEDFTSTTEVDGVLRDTYDV